Proteins encoded by one window of Mycteria americana isolate JAX WOST 10 ecotype Jacksonville Zoo and Gardens chromosome 26, USCA_MyAme_1.0, whole genome shotgun sequence:
- the DRC2 gene encoding dynein regulatory complex subunit 2 isoform X2 → MPAKRRPRAAAPMAAEDGLLLLQSQALAEEEAAKTKGEMLTRFLKDKLAKEERSSGLNLRKLSTQWRAVLRETKDEELRRDIEILSQTFARVMDCKDSSLATDLEEAEEQHAQALRSHLHNVDRLLQLQRERLTCLEEGYSTQLEALKTEFETERRTILEQHERESCYLRDVALAAEENYARNDHEATLNFQSARDDIKSKSLQEKQYSRMQLGGKAEVLWEQFQRAMQSYTEATEHQKIAFEALKQKDEKSSREIETQAKKLQKLQDLVTATKGRIAAHLRESEEQNRCAREEKERVLGQLQELKSGMNQARAKAHGSLTRLTVQSGAALKALARVVEKAQRVLRLAEMCRRLETEEEKVLPFYPSSLAEEEQRDARQVLEETPAEPLARAMQDYVGLERFWQRFNKAKLEEQALERERAALSQRNRRLRELLRQYLAGISVSQEVLDEPNPLLAIEHKSCVPRDLPRAQGYQGAAHPNSLLGGDTHPDPIPSSAGTG, encoded by the exons ATGCCGGCCAAGCGTCGCCCGCGGGCGGCAGCCCCCATGGCGGCGGAGGacgggctcctgctgctgcagagccaggcGCTGGCCGAGGAGGAGGCGGCCAAGACGAAGGGGGAGATGCTCACCCGGTTCCTGAAG GACAAGCTGGCCAAGGAGGAGCGCAGCAGCGGCCTGAACCTCCGCAAGCTCAGCACGCAGTGGCGGGCGGTGCTGCGGGAGACCAAGGACGAGGAGCTGCGCCGGGACATCGAGATCCTCAGCCAGACCTTCGCGCGGGTGATGGACTGCAAGGACAGC TCCCTGGCCACAGACCTGGAGGAGGCGGAGGAGCAGCACGCCCAGGCCCTGCGCAGCCACCTGCACAACGTCGACCGCCTGCTGCAGCTCCAACGCGAGCGCCTGACGTGCCTGGAGGAGGGGTACAGCACCCAGCTGGAGGCCCTGAAGACCGAGTTTGAGACTGAGAG GAGGACCATCCTTGAGCAGCACGAGCGAGAAAGCTGCTACCTGCGGGACGTGGCGCTGGCCGCGGAGGAGAATTACGCCAGGAATGACCATGAGGCCACGTTGAATTTCCAGAGTGCCCGGGATGACATCAAGAGCAAG AGCCTGCAGGAGAAGCAGTACAGCCGCATGCAGCTGGGCGGGAAGGCGGAGGTGCTCTGGGAGCAGTTCCAGCGGGCCATGCAGAGCTACACGGAGGCTACCGAGCACCAGAAGATCGCTTTTGAGGCACTGAAGCAGAAGGACGAGAAGAGCTCCAGGGAGATAGAGACGCAGGCAAAGAAGCTGCAAAAGCTCCAG GACTTGGTCACGGCCACCAAGGGCCGGATCGCGGCTCACCTCCGGGAGAGCGAGGAGCAGAACCGGTGCGCacgggaggagaaggaaagggtcCTCGGGCAGCTCCAGGAGCTCAAGAGCGGGATGAACCAGGCCAGGGCTAAGGCCCACGGCAGCCTGACCAGGCTCACCGTGCAGAGCGGTGCTGCCCTGAAGGCGCTGGCGCGGGTGGTGGAGAAG GCCCAGCGCGTCCTGCGGCTGGCCGAGATGTGCCGCAGGCTGGAGACGGAGGAAGAGAAGGTGCTGCCCTTCTACCCTTCCTCGCTGGCGGAGGAGGAGCAGCGAGACGCCCGGCAAGTCCTTGAGGAGACGCCCGCAGAGCCCCTGGCCCGG gCCATGCAGGACTACGTGGGGCTGGAGCGCTTCTGGCAGCGGTTCAACAAGGCGAAGCTGGAGGAGCAGGCGCTGGAGCGGGAGCGGGCGGCCCTGAGCCAGCGGAACCGGCGCCTGCGGGAGCTGCTCAGGCAGTACCTGGCGGGGATCTCCGTCAGCCAGGAGGTGCTCGATGAGCCCAACCCGCTCCTCGCCATCGAGCACAAGAGCTGCGTCCCCAGGGACTTGCCCCGTGCACAAGGTTATCAGGGTGCTGCACACCCCAACAGCCTCTTGGGAGGGGACACCCACCCAGATCCCATCCCCAGCTCCGCCGGCACCGGCTGA
- the DRC2 gene encoding dynein regulatory complex subunit 2 isoform X1: protein MPAKRRPRAAAPMAAEDGLLLLQSQALAEEEAAKTKGEMLTRFLKDKLAKEERSSGLNLRKLSTQWRAVLRETKDEELRRDIEILSQTFARVMDCKDSVIESLATDLEEAEEQHAQALRSHLHNVDRLLQLQRERLTCLEEGYSTQLEALKTEFETERRTILEQHERESCYLRDVALAAEENYARNDHEATLNFQSARDDIKSKSLQEKQYSRMQLGGKAEVLWEQFQRAMQSYTEATEHQKIAFEALKQKDEKSSREIETQAKKLQKLQDLVTATKGRIAAHLRESEEQNRCAREEKERVLGQLQELKSGMNQARAKAHGSLTRLTVQSGAALKALARVVEKAQRVLRLAEMCRRLETEEEKVLPFYPSSLAEEEQRDARQVLEETPAEPLARAMQDYVGLERFWQRFNKAKLEEQALERERAALSQRNRRLRELLRQYLAGISVSQEVLDEPNPLLAIEHKSCVPRDLPRAQGYQGAAHPNSLLGGDTHPDPIPSSAGTG, encoded by the exons ATGCCGGCCAAGCGTCGCCCGCGGGCGGCAGCCCCCATGGCGGCGGAGGacgggctcctgctgctgcagagccaggcGCTGGCCGAGGAGGAGGCGGCCAAGACGAAGGGGGAGATGCTCACCCGGTTCCTGAAG GACAAGCTGGCCAAGGAGGAGCGCAGCAGCGGCCTGAACCTCCGCAAGCTCAGCACGCAGTGGCGGGCGGTGCTGCGGGAGACCAAGGACGAGGAGCTGCGCCGGGACATCGAGATCCTCAGCCAGACCTTCGCGCGGGTGATGGACTGCAAGGACAGCGTCATCGAG TCCCTGGCCACAGACCTGGAGGAGGCGGAGGAGCAGCACGCCCAGGCCCTGCGCAGCCACCTGCACAACGTCGACCGCCTGCTGCAGCTCCAACGCGAGCGCCTGACGTGCCTGGAGGAGGGGTACAGCACCCAGCTGGAGGCCCTGAAGACCGAGTTTGAGACTGAGAG GAGGACCATCCTTGAGCAGCACGAGCGAGAAAGCTGCTACCTGCGGGACGTGGCGCTGGCCGCGGAGGAGAATTACGCCAGGAATGACCATGAGGCCACGTTGAATTTCCAGAGTGCCCGGGATGACATCAAGAGCAAG AGCCTGCAGGAGAAGCAGTACAGCCGCATGCAGCTGGGCGGGAAGGCGGAGGTGCTCTGGGAGCAGTTCCAGCGGGCCATGCAGAGCTACACGGAGGCTACCGAGCACCAGAAGATCGCTTTTGAGGCACTGAAGCAGAAGGACGAGAAGAGCTCCAGGGAGATAGAGACGCAGGCAAAGAAGCTGCAAAAGCTCCAG GACTTGGTCACGGCCACCAAGGGCCGGATCGCGGCTCACCTCCGGGAGAGCGAGGAGCAGAACCGGTGCGCacgggaggagaaggaaagggtcCTCGGGCAGCTCCAGGAGCTCAAGAGCGGGATGAACCAGGCCAGGGCTAAGGCCCACGGCAGCCTGACCAGGCTCACCGTGCAGAGCGGTGCTGCCCTGAAGGCGCTGGCGCGGGTGGTGGAGAAG GCCCAGCGCGTCCTGCGGCTGGCCGAGATGTGCCGCAGGCTGGAGACGGAGGAAGAGAAGGTGCTGCCCTTCTACCCTTCCTCGCTGGCGGAGGAGGAGCAGCGAGACGCCCGGCAAGTCCTTGAGGAGACGCCCGCAGAGCCCCTGGCCCGG gCCATGCAGGACTACGTGGGGCTGGAGCGCTTCTGGCAGCGGTTCAACAAGGCGAAGCTGGAGGAGCAGGCGCTGGAGCGGGAGCGGGCGGCCCTGAGCCAGCGGAACCGGCGCCTGCGGGAGCTGCTCAGGCAGTACCTGGCGGGGATCTCCGTCAGCCAGGAGGTGCTCGATGAGCCCAACCCGCTCCTCGCCATCGAGCACAAGAGCTGCGTCCCCAGGGACTTGCCCCGTGCACAAGGTTATCAGGGTGCTGCACACCCCAACAGCCTCTTGGGAGGGGACACCCACCCAGATCCCATCCCCAGCTCCGCCGGCACCGGCTGA
- the FKBP11 gene encoding peptidyl-prolyl cis-trans isomerase FKBP11: protein MPPPAALLLLALLLPPPPPARAAESETETGARGLRLETLVAPPEGCTELSAPGDTVHIHYTGSLEDGRIIDTSLSRDPLQVELGKRQVIPGLEQSLLDMCVGEKRRAIIPPHLAYGKRGSPPTIPGDAVLRFEVELVALSRASYWQKMVNEVLPLLCLGLVPALLGLIGYHLYRKASSPKLSKKKLKEEKRNKAKKK, encoded by the exons atgccgccccccgccgcgctgctgctgctggcgctgctgctgccgccgccgccgcccgcccgcgccgccgagAGCGAAACCGAAACCggcgcccgggggctgcggctggagACGCTC GTCGCGCCCCCCGAGGGTTGCACGGAGCTGTCGGCGCCGGGGGACACGGTGCACATCCACTACACg GGCAGCCTGGAAGATGGCCGCATCATCGACACCTCGCTGAGCCGGGACCCGCTCCAGGTGGAGCTGGGCAAGCGCCAAGTCATCCCCG GCCTGGAGCAGAGTCTGCTGGACATGTGTGTGGG GGAGAAGCGCAGAGCCATCATCCCCCCTCACCTGGCCTACGGCAAGCGCGGCTCCCCTCCCACCATCCCAG GTGACGCGGTGCTGCGGTTCGAGGTGGAGCTGGTCGCTTTGTCCCGAGCCAGTTACTGGCAGAAGATGGTGAACGAGGTGCTGCCgctgctgtgcctggggctgGTGCCGGCGCTGCTGGGGCTCATCGGGTACCACCTCTACCGCAAGGCCAGCAGTCCCAAGCTCTCCAAGAAGAagctgaaggaggagaagaggaacaaagccaaaaagaaataa
- the ARF3 gene encoding ADP-ribosylation factor 3 isoform X2: MGNIFGNLLKSLIGKKEMRILMVGLDAAGKTTILYKLKLGEIVTTIPTIGFNVETVEYKNISFTVWDVGGQDKIRPLWRHYFQNTQGLIFVVDSNDRERVNEAREELMRMLAEDELRDAVLLVFANKQDLPNAMNAAEITDKLGLHSLRHRNWYIQATCATSGDGLYEGLDWLANQLKNKK; encoded by the exons ATGGGCAACATCTTCGGGAACCTGCTGAAGAGCCTGATCGGGAAGAAGGAGATGCGGATCCTGATGGTGGGGCTGGACGCCGCCGGGAAGACCACCATCCTCTACAAGCTGAAGCTGGGGGAGATCGTCACCACCATCCCCACCATag GGTTCAACGTGGAAACGGTGGAGTACAAGAACATCAGCTTCACCGTGTGGGACGTGGGTGGGCAGGACAAGATCCGGCCCCTCTGGCGGCATTACTTCCAAAACACCCAGG GGCTGATCTTCGTGGTGGACAGCAACGACCGGGAGCGGGTGAACGAGGCGCGGGAGGAGCTCATGCGGATGCTGGCGGAGGACGAGCTGCGGGACGCCGTCCTCCTCGTCTTCGCCAACAAGCAG GACCTGCCCAACGCCATGAACGCGGCGGAGATCACGGACAAGCTGGGGCTGCACTCCCTGCGCCACCGTAACTGGTACATCCAGGCCACCTGTGCCACCAGCGGGGACGGGCTCTACGAGGGCCTCGACTGGCTCGCCAACCAGCTCAAGAACAAGAAGTGA
- the ARF3 gene encoding ADP-ribosylation factor 3 isoform X1, giving the protein MGNIFGNLLKSLIGKKEMRILMVGLDAAGKTTILYKLKLGEIVTTIPTIGFNVETVEYKNISFTVWDVGGQDKIRPLWRHYFQNTQGRSSPPPPLGTRGGEGARRGAGQRRGRPDPALPAASARCLPGLIFVVDSNDRERVNEAREELMRMLAEDELRDAVLLVFANKQDLPNAMNAAEITDKLGLHSLRHRNWYIQATCATSGDGLYEGLDWLANQLKNKK; this is encoded by the exons ATGGGCAACATCTTCGGGAACCTGCTGAAGAGCCTGATCGGGAAGAAGGAGATGCGGATCCTGATGGTGGGGCTGGACGCCGCCGGGAAGACCACCATCCTCTACAAGCTGAAGCTGGGGGAGATCGTCACCACCATCCCCACCATag GGTTCAACGTGGAAACGGTGGAGTACAAGAACATCAGCTTCACCGTGTGGGACGTGGGTGGGCAGGACAAGATCCGGCCCCTCTGGCGGCATTACTTCCAAAACACCCAGGGTaggtcctccccccccccgcccctggggacgcggggaggggaaggggctcgccggggagcggggcagcggcgaGGCCGGCCGGATCCTGCGCTCCCAGCAGCGTCTGCTCGCTGCCTTCCAGGGCTGATCTTCGTGGTGGACAGCAACGACCGGGAGCGGGTGAACGAGGCGCGGGAGGAGCTCATGCGGATGCTGGCGGAGGACGAGCTGCGGGACGCCGTCCTCCTCGTCTTCGCCAACAAGCAG GACCTGCCCAACGCCATGAACGCGGCGGAGATCACGGACAAGCTGGGGCTGCACTCCCTGCGCCACCGTAACTGGTACATCCAGGCCACCTGTGCCACCAGCGGGGACGGGCTCTACGAGGGCCTCGACTGGCTCGCCAACCAGCTCAAGAACAAGAAGTGA
- the WNT1 gene encoding proto-oncogene Wnt-1 produces the protein MRAAALGLALRALWALALSSLSNTLAVNNSGRWWGIINVASSTNLLTDSKNVQLVLDPSLQLLSRKQRKLIRQNPGILHSVSSGLQTAIKECKWQFRNRRWNCPTSQGPNIFGKIVNRGCRETAFIFAITSAGVTHSVARSCSEGSIESCTCDYRRRGPGGPDWHWGGCSDNIDFGRLFGREFVDSSEKGRDLRFLMNLHNNEAGRMTVFSEMRQECKCHGMSGSCTVRTCWMRLPTFRAVGDVLKDRFDGASRVIYGNKGSNRASRVELHHLEPENPAHKPPSPHDLVYFEKSPNFCTYSGKTGTAGTAGRFCNSSSPGLDGCELLCCGRGYRTRTQRVTERCNCTFHWCCHVSCLNCTNTQVLHECL, from the exons ATGCGAGCCGCCGCGCTGGGGCTGGCGCTCCGGGCGCTCTGGGCTCtggccctctcctccctctccaaCACGCTGGCGGTGAACAACAGCGGGCGGTGGTG GGGCATCATCAACGTGGCCTCGTCCACCAACCTGCTGACCGACTCCAAGAACGTGCAGCTGGTGCTGgaccccagcctgcagctgctgAGCCGCAAGCAGCGCAAGCTGATCCGGCAGAACCCCGGCATCCTGCACAGCGTCAGCTCCGGCCTCCAGACCGCCATCAAGGAGTGCAAGTGGCAGTTCCGCAACCGCCGCTGGAACTGCCCCACTTCCCAGGGCCCCAACATCTTCGGCAAAATCGTCAACCGGG GCTGCCGGGAGACGGCGTTCATCTTCGCCATCACCAGCGCCGGTGTGACGCACTCGGTGGCGCGGTCCTGCTCGGAGGGCTCCATCGAGTCCTGCACCTGCGACTAccggcgccgcggccccggggggcccgACTGGcactgggggggctgcagcgacAACATTGACTTCGGGCGCCTCTTCGGGAGGGAGTTTGTGGACTCCAGCGAGAAGGGCCGCGACCTGCGCTTCCTCATGAACCTGCACAACAATGAGGCCGGGCGCATG ACGGTCTTCTCGGAGATGCGCCAGGAGTGCAAGTGCCACGGCATGTCGGGTTCCTGCACCGTCCGCACGTGCTGGATGCGGCTGCCCACCTTCCGTGCCGTGGGTGACGTCCTGAAGGACCGCTTCGACGGCGCCTCCCGCGTCATCTACGGCAACAAGGGCAGCAACCGGGCGTCGCGGGTGGAGCTGCATCACCTGGAGCCCGAGAACCCGGCCCACAAACCCCCCTCGCCCCACGACCTCGTCTACTTCGAGAAGTCACCCAATTTCTGCACCTACAGCGGGAAGACGGGGacggcgggcacggccgggcgcTTCTGCAACAGCTCCTCGCCGGGGCTGGACGGGTGCGAGCTGCTGTGCTGCGGGCGCGGGTACCGCACGCGCACCCAGCGCGTCACCGAGCGCTGCAACTGCACCTTCCACTGGTGCTGCCACGTCAGCTGCCTGAACTGCACCAACACGCAGGTGCTGCACGAGTGCCTGTGA
- the DDN gene encoding dendrin, giving the protein MLGGAERGAGRLRICERTKLLLVEIDTVTCCSPAAGMAAGCRPAPPWTYRRVAGEYAYLEKRFVAELAPPWPPAPPAPPCRLQDFATPTPPGCETRPRAPPTPCPPGQPEGTGRSGPRGRHPPCAPRPPLPGGESGPPSYEAHMQRVQAAHARRGGPPPYISPPAYDAPHRTLQLRPPRGPRSPPPAPWGRRAVPGGWSHTLPRAATEAGHRRPCGPQPSPGGPGTPRHSQTLPRAVAGRERVLGRSRGRRGTGGHVLIDATRVVVRAQYVPPPQRQQVRYAGGSPVPTAPPGSPPAAPGAATPPAAPSPPRDPPGSPRSPWRSPGGCGGPRGRPPPRRPVLYAQALREAVSRIRRHTAPDSDSEAEGGAGGARWRHCHDARAYSSSSSSLESAGAPPGAASPPRA; this is encoded by the exons aTGCTGGGTggtgcggagcggggcgcggggcgcctGCGGATCTGCGAGCGGAccaagctgctgctggtggagaTCGACACGGTGACGTGTTGCAGCCCGGCTGCGGGCATGGCCGCGGGGTGCCGGCCCGCGCCCCCCTGGACCTACCGCCGCGTCGCCGGGGAGTACGC GTACCTGGAGAAGCGCTTCGTGGCAGAGCTGGCCCCCCCTTggcccccggcgccccccgctcccccctgccGCCTGCAGGACTTCGccaccccgacccccccgggGTGCGAGACCCGGCCCCGGgcgccccccaccccctgccccccgggACAGCCCGAGGGGACGGGGCGCAGCGGACCCCGGGGCCGGCACCCGCCCTGCGCGCCCCGtcccccgctgccggggggcgaGTCGGGGCCCCCCAGCTACGAGGCCCACATGCAGCGGGTGCAGGCGGCCCACGCTCGCCGTGGGGGGCCACCCCCCTACATCTCGCCCCCCGCCTACGACGCTCCCCACCGCACCCTGCAGCTccggcccccccggggaccccgtAGTCCCCCGCCGGCACCCTGGGGCCGCAGGGCTGTACCGGGGGGCTGGAGCCACACGCTGCCCCGGGCGGCCACCGAGGCCGGGCACCGGCGGCCCTGCGGGCCGCAGCCGTCCCCGGGGgggcccggcaccccccggcacagccagaCGCTGCCCCGGGCGGTGGCCGGCCGGGAGCGGGTCCTGGGGCGCagcagggggcggcgggggacgggggggcacgTCCTCATCGACGCCACCCGCGTGGTGGTCCGGGCCCAGTACGTCCCCCCCCCTCAGCGGCAGCAGGTCCGCTACGCCGGGGGGTCCCCGGTGCCCACcgcccccccgggcagcccccctgCGGCCCCTGGGGCTGCCACCCCTCCGGCGGCACCCtcgcccccccgggacccccccggcagcccccgcagTCCCTGGCGGAGCCCGGGTGGctgcgggggtccccggggccggcctcccccgcggcggccggtGCTGTACGCCCAGGCGCTGCGCGAGGCCGTGTCCCGCATCCGGCGGCACACGGCGCCCGACTCCGACTCGGAGGcggaggggggcgcggggggggcccggtGGCGGCACTGCCACGACGCCCGCgcctacagcagcagcagcagcagcctggagagcgccggggcccccccgggggctgccagccccccccgAGCCTGA